In a single window of the Caulobacter soli genome:
- a CDS encoding helix-turn-helix domain-containing protein translates to MAYEEVQDLAEATDACVAASASLFNAALSAKALVAAAEYHVASALPRRMTDTMVAAALGVSPEALRAAFARVHGESTYRSLLKMRVRLVDLTLRADPDLGPRAVAQVCGFGYFGRFHQLYRRDTGRSPEMRMERAGADDAALQRARAAVALTVERVFRPATEQSAVALEARAVEVADPRRSLEPES, encoded by the coding sequence ATGGCGTACGAAGAAGTTCAGGATCTGGCCGAGGCGACCGACGCTTGCGTCGCCGCTTCCGCGTCGCTGTTCAACGCCGCGCTGTCGGCCAAGGCGCTGGTGGCCGCGGCGGAGTATCATGTGGCGTCGGCGCTGCCCCGCAGGATGACCGACACGATGGTCGCCGCGGCGCTGGGCGTGTCGCCCGAGGCCCTGCGCGCGGCCTTCGCGCGGGTCCATGGCGAGTCGACCTACCGCTCCCTGCTCAAGATGCGCGTGCGGTTGGTCGACCTGACGCTGCGGGCCGATCCGGACCTAGGTCCCCGGGCCGTGGCCCAGGTTTGCGGCTTCGGCTATTTCGGCCGCTTCCACCAGCTGTACCGGCGCGACACCGGCCGCTCGCCCGAGATGCGGATGGAGCGCGCCGGCGCCGACGACGCGGCCCTGCAACGGGCGCGGGCGGCCGTCGCGCTGACGGTCGAGCGGGTCTTCCGACCGGCGACGGAACAGAGCGCCGTCGCCCTGGAGGCGCGCGCGGTCGAGGTCGCCGATCCGCGGCGAAGCCTGGAGCCGGAATCGTGA
- a CDS encoding helix-turn-helix transcriptional regulator → MSARPTALSAAAPIDPVSAYRAALGMAARRCGFAHAAYMHLGYRLPGETVAAPGRLISSGALDETLYRKRGYLAFDPLAARAAGAFAPFAWTLDDLAEPAARPLARAFEAWGVRSGLIAPIQDSTAGPAFVNFFVSEARSAPADAEAEAARDGGALLAAVRLHAMARADLPAAGVADGALNAREIHVLRLAAKGLTEMETAAELKLSRRGVQFHLSRAGAKLDTPNKTAAVARAIALGLLAP, encoded by the coding sequence TTGAGCGCGCGGCCCACGGCCCTTTCCGCCGCCGCGCCGATCGACCCCGTGTCGGCCTATCGCGCGGCGCTCGGCATGGCCGCCCGCCGCTGCGGGTTCGCCCACGCGGCCTACATGCACCTGGGCTACCGGCTGCCGGGCGAGACGGTCGCCGCGCCGGGCCGGCTGATCTCGTCCGGCGCGCTGGACGAGACGCTCTATCGCAAGCGAGGCTATCTGGCCTTCGACCCGCTGGCGGCCCGCGCCGCCGGGGCCTTCGCGCCGTTCGCCTGGACGCTGGACGACCTGGCCGAGCCGGCCGCCCGCCCCCTGGCCCGCGCCTTCGAGGCCTGGGGCGTCCGGTCGGGCCTGATCGCGCCGATCCAGGACTCAACCGCCGGTCCGGCGTTCGTCAATTTCTTCGTTTCCGAGGCGCGGTCCGCGCCGGCCGACGCCGAGGCCGAGGCGGCCCGGGATGGCGGCGCCCTGTTGGCCGCCGTTCGCCTGCACGCCATGGCCCGGGCCGACCTGCCGGCCGCCGGCGTCGCCGACGGCGCGCTGAACGCGCGCGAGATCCATGTGCTGCGCCTGGCCGCCAAGGGCCTGACGGAGATGGAAACCGCCGCGGAACTCAAGCTCAGCCGGCGGGGGGTGCAGTTCCACCTGTCCCGGGCCGGCGCGAAGCTGGACACCCCCAACAAGACCGCCGCCGTGGCCCGCGCGATCGCGCTCGGCCTGCTGGCTCCATGA